A DNA window from Hydrogenophaga taeniospiralis contains the following coding sequences:
- a CDS encoding transglutaminase-like domain-containing protein produces the protein MVRIHLAIDLQYAIHPPSADFIFNVQAAHSPQQKVVWEELQVSQPVPLVMHTDPATRSRTLRLSAGPGPLQLRYRATLDITHHVAQPDSVFETPVAQLPPEALIYLYPSRYCQSDCVTAMANNLFGQLPQGYRRVEAIKQWVQSQVRFESNSSNSMTSALDTLNDHKGVCRDFAHLMITLCRALNIPARFTTAIDFGADPALGPTDFHAYVEVYLGHRWYLFDPSGTAIPMGFVRIGTGRDAADASFATIFGGVVAQAPRIDISAQVNPQNGWLMPVHRAEALSTDSAFTWNMVDVAG, from the coding sequence ATGGTCCGCATCCACCTCGCCATCGATCTGCAGTACGCGATCCACCCGCCGTCCGCCGACTTCATCTTCAACGTCCAGGCCGCCCATTCGCCCCAGCAGAAGGTGGTGTGGGAAGAGCTCCAGGTGAGCCAGCCCGTGCCCTTGGTCATGCACACCGACCCGGCCACCCGCAGCCGCACGCTGCGCCTGAGCGCCGGGCCGGGCCCGCTGCAGCTGCGCTACCGCGCCACGCTCGACATCACGCACCACGTGGCACAGCCCGACTCGGTGTTCGAAACCCCGGTGGCCCAGCTGCCCCCCGAGGCGCTGATCTACCTCTACCCCAGCCGCTACTGCCAGTCGGACTGCGTGACCGCCATGGCGAACAACCTGTTTGGCCAGCTGCCGCAGGGCTACCGCCGCGTGGAGGCCATCAAGCAGTGGGTGCAGAGCCAGGTCAGATTCGAGTCGAACAGCAGCAACTCCATGACCTCGGCGCTGGACACGCTCAACGACCACAAGGGCGTGTGCCGCGATTTCGCGCACCTCATGATCACCCTGTGCCGCGCGCTCAACATCCCCGCGCGTTTCACCACCGCGATCGACTTTGGCGCCGACCCGGCGCTGGGCCCGACCGACTTCCACGCCTACGTTGAGGTCTACCTCGGCCACCGCTGGTACCTGTTCGACCCCTCGGGCACCGCCATCCCCATGGGCTTCGTGCGCATCGGCACCGGGCGCGACGCCGCCGACGCCTCGTTCGCCACCATCTTCGGCGGCGTGGTGGCGCAGGCGCCGCGCATCGACATCTCGGCCCAGGTGAACCCGCAAAACGGCTGGCTGATGCCGGTGCACCGCGCCGAGGCCCTGTCCACCGACTCGGCGTTCACCTGGAACATGGTGGACGTGGCGGGCTGA
- a CDS encoding class I SAM-dependent methyltransferase, whose protein sequence is MPGYEVRHQTVTIGGLDYAVRSLLDNQQYADPHGSAEDAGMGASGWPLFGQVWPSARVLALAMHSHAIEGKRILEIGAGLALASLVIHRRAGDVTVTDWHPLTEAFLHENLLANGLGPLPYQPGNWALDDANGASGLGRFDLIIGSDVLYERQQPAQLARFIDQHASAGAEVIIVDPDRGNRSAFCREMAALGYGLNMQAADRTLETGETYKGRFLTFAR, encoded by the coding sequence ATGCCCGGCTACGAAGTCCGACACCAGACGGTCACCATCGGCGGCCTGGACTACGCCGTGCGCTCCCTGCTCGACAACCAGCAATACGCTGACCCGCACGGCAGTGCCGAAGACGCGGGCATGGGCGCTTCGGGATGGCCGCTGTTTGGCCAGGTCTGGCCCTCGGCACGTGTGCTGGCGCTGGCCATGCACAGCCACGCCATCGAGGGCAAACGTATCCTGGAGATCGGTGCCGGCCTGGCCCTGGCCAGCCTGGTGATCCACCGCCGCGCGGGCGACGTGACCGTGACCGACTGGCACCCGCTGACCGAGGCCTTCCTGCACGAAAACCTGCTGGCCAACGGCCTGGGCCCGCTGCCCTACCAGCCGGGTAACTGGGCGCTGGACGATGCCAACGGCGCCAGCGGCCTGGGCCGCTTCGACCTCATCATCGGCAGCGACGTGCTCTACGAACGCCAGCAACCGGCCCAGCTCGCGCGCTTCATCGACCAGCACGCCAGCGCGGGCGCTGAAGTCATCATCGTGGACCCGGACCGCGGCAACCGCAGCGCCTTCTGCCGCGAGATGGCGGCGCTGGGTTACGGGCTGAACATGCAGGCCGCCGACCGAACGCTGGAAACCGGCGAAACCTACAAAGGGCGCTTCCTCACGTTCGCGCGCTGA
- a CDS encoding thiamine ABC transporter substrate binding subunit produces MQRRFFSAALVSVSLAALGASPSVWAQAVPLRVLTHSSFDLPKELLAQFEKDAGVKLQIVKAGDAGEMVNKLILTKARPIADVVYGIDNTLLPRAVAAKVLDAYTGPAAQRASAAAMAEGADQTGVVSGVVPVDYGFVNLNIDKAWFAQKGLALPTSLDDLAKPAYAKLLVVQNPATSSPGQAFVFATIAGLGEEAAFTWWGQMRANGVKVVKGWTEAYYTEFTRNGGTRPIVVSYASSPAAEVFYAKEKLSVSPTTNLFFKGGVFRQVEGVALVKGGNPAARDAAGKFIEFLRSAPAQQALQTTMWMFPAEAGAARVEVMKQHASEPTAFDNPGVTDMNSKGKAWLQRWTKVVLK; encoded by the coding sequence ATGCAACGGCGTTTTTTTTCGGCAGCACTGGTTTCGGTTTCCCTCGCGGCGCTGGGCGCTTCGCCCTCGGTCTGGGCACAGGCGGTGCCGCTGCGTGTGCTCACCCACAGCTCGTTCGACCTGCCCAAGGAGCTGCTGGCGCAGTTCGAGAAAGACGCGGGCGTGAAGCTGCAGATCGTCAAGGCCGGTGACGCCGGCGAGATGGTCAACAAGCTGATCCTCACCAAGGCCCGGCCCATCGCCGACGTGGTCTACGGCATCGACAACACCTTGCTGCCGCGCGCCGTGGCCGCGAAGGTGCTCGACGCCTACACCGGCCCCGCCGCCCAGCGCGCCTCGGCCGCGGCCATGGCCGAGGGCGCCGACCAGACCGGCGTGGTCTCGGGTGTGGTGCCGGTGGACTACGGTTTCGTGAACCTCAACATCGACAAGGCCTGGTTCGCTCAAAAGGGCCTGGCGCTGCCGACCTCGCTCGACGATCTGGCCAAGCCCGCCTACGCCAAACTGCTCGTGGTGCAGAACCCGGCCACCTCCAGCCCCGGCCAGGCCTTCGTGTTCGCCACCATCGCCGGCCTGGGCGAAGAGGCGGCGTTCACCTGGTGGGGCCAGATGCGCGCCAACGGCGTGAAGGTGGTCAAGGGCTGGACCGAGGCCTACTACACCGAGTTCACGCGCAACGGCGGCACGCGGCCCATCGTCGTCAGCTACGCCAGCAGCCCGGCGGCCGAGGTGTTCTACGCCAAGGAAAAACTCAGCGTTTCGCCCACCACCAACCTGTTCTTCAAGGGCGGCGTGTTCCGCCAGGTCGAGGGGGTGGCGCTGGTCAAGGGTGGCAACCCGGCCGCGCGCGACGCCGCCGGCAAGTTCATCGAGTTCCTGCGCTCGGCCCCGGCCCAGCAGGCGCTGCAGACCACGATGTGGATGTTCCCGGCCGAAGCTGGGGCCGCGCGCGTGGAGGTGATGAAGCAACACGCGAGCGAACCCACCGCGTTTGACAACCCGGGTGTCACCGACATGAACAGCAAAGGCAAGGCCTGGCTGCAGCGCTGGACCAAGGTGGTGTTGAAGTGA
- a CDS encoding ABC transporter permease, producing MHGLRSRHLLPALPLVFLALLLVAPVVRLLVEGLGGGEWSGDEPLRWLDVWQDDFLRWRVLWSLAQAAITCALALALGLPVAWVLARLAFRGRSLVLRLLMLPFVVPTLVAALGVLALWGPRGLLGAPLAGAGIELVDTPWLLLYGNLFFNLCVVVRAGVDALEQVSAPRVAAARTLGATPWRAFWRVEWPAIAPWLASALCLVFLYCFAGFGLALILGGQRYATVEVEIYTLVAHELALGQASVLAVWMLLLTGAVALAYAWIEKRLAAPGRVSPIARQRPRGLGQWAAVGAALLVLFVVCAAPLLAIVWRAAQALLGGQGMVVLLEADTRAALWNTLRFTAMALTLATALGLTHALAVRALDVASLQRHAREARGALALAWRAAAFLPFVVSPVTVAFGLLLLYPDWTASLALLVSAYALLAYPFVAKSLTAALDSLPASYAQAAATLGARPWRVFLRVTLPLVAPALRRGMAFAAATALGEFAVTLFLSRPEWTTLTTLIYQHLGRPGAANLDAALVLACVLMGLALAAFTLLEGRPRDNAPHA from the coding sequence ATGCATGGATTGAGATCCCGCCACCTGCTGCCCGCGCTGCCGCTGGTCTTTCTGGCGCTGCTGCTGGTGGCGCCGGTGGTGCGGCTGCTGGTCGAAGGGCTGGGCGGGGGCGAATGGTCGGGTGACGAGCCGCTGCGCTGGCTCGACGTCTGGCAGGACGACTTCCTGCGCTGGCGGGTGTTGTGGTCCCTGGCCCAGGCGGCGATCACCTGCGCACTGGCTCTGGCGCTGGGCCTGCCGGTGGCCTGGGTGCTGGCGCGGCTGGCGTTCCGGGGCCGCTCGCTGGTGCTGCGCCTGTTGATGCTGCCCTTCGTGGTGCCCACGCTGGTGGCCGCGCTGGGCGTGCTGGCGCTCTGGGGGCCGCGTGGCCTGCTTGGCGCGCCGCTGGCCGGGGCCGGCATCGAACTGGTGGACACGCCCTGGCTGCTGCTCTACGGCAACCTGTTTTTCAACCTCTGCGTGGTGGTGCGTGCCGGCGTGGACGCGCTGGAGCAGGTGAGCGCGCCGCGCGTGGCTGCCGCGCGCACGCTGGGCGCCACGCCCTGGCGCGCCTTCTGGCGCGTGGAGTGGCCGGCGATCGCGCCCTGGCTGGCCTCGGCGCTGTGTCTGGTGTTCCTCTATTGCTTCGCCGGCTTCGGCCTCGCGCTGATCCTGGGCGGGCAGCGCTACGCCACGGTCGAGGTCGAGATCTACACCCTGGTGGCGCACGAGCTGGCGCTGGGCCAGGCCAGCGTGCTCGCGGTCTGGATGCTGCTGCTGACCGGCGCCGTGGCGCTGGCCTACGCCTGGATCGAAAAGCGGCTCGCGGCGCCCGGCCGCGTATCGCCCATCGCACGCCAGCGTCCGCGTGGTCTGGGCCAATGGGCGGCGGTGGGCGCCGCGCTGCTGGTGTTGTTCGTCGTGTGCGCGGCGCCGTTGCTGGCCATCGTGTGGCGCGCGGCGCAGGCGTTGCTGGGTGGGCAGGGCATGGTCGTGCTGCTCGAAGCCGACACGCGGGCGGCCCTGTGGAACACGCTGCGTTTCACCGCCATGGCGCTGACCCTGGCCACGGCGCTCGGCCTCACCCACGCGCTCGCGGTGCGTGCGCTGGACGTGGCGAGCCTGCAGCGCCACGCCAGAGAAGCGCGCGGTGCGCTGGCGCTGGCCTGGCGCGCCGCCGCCTTCCTGCCGTTCGTGGTGTCGCCGGTCACGGTCGCCTTCGGCCTGCTGCTGCTCTACCCGGACTGGACCGCCAGCCTGGCCCTGCTGGTTTCGGCCTACGCCTTGCTGGCCTATCCCTTCGTGGCCAAGTCGCTCACCGCCGCGCTCGACAGCCTGCCCGCGAGCTACGCGCAGGCCGCGGCCACGCTGGGCGCGCGGCCGTGGCGCGTGTTCCTGCGGGTCACGCTGCCGCTGGTGGCGCCCGCACTGCGCCGTGGCATGGCCTTCGCCGCCGCCACCGCGCTGGGCGAGTTCGCCGTCACGCTGTTTCTCTCGCGGCCCGAATGGACCACGCTCACGACGCTGATCTACCAGCACCTGGGCCGCCCCGGCGCCGCCAACCTGGACGCCGCGCTGGTGCTCGCCTGCGTGCTGATGGGGCTGGCGCTGGCCGCGTTCACGCTGCTCGAAGGTCGACCCAGAGACAATGCCCCCCATGCTTGA
- a CDS encoding ABC transporter ATP-binding protein: MLELRDIHKQWDHRPLLDGVGLRVAAGETVALLGASGSGKSTLLKIVAGLEAPEAGSVWFDGVEITALPPERRGFALMFQDFALFPHLNVQDNVAFGLVEQGVRRGEARERARAMLARFGLAEHATGKVWTLSGGEQQRVALARALITQPRALLLDEPFSALDATLREQLRTEFRERITEAGMTAILVTHDEQEARAMAQHAWGLRGGKLVALW; this comes from the coding sequence ATGCTTGAACTGCGCGACATCCACAAACAATGGGACCACCGTCCGCTGCTGGACGGCGTGGGCCTGCGCGTGGCTGCGGGTGAAACCGTGGCCCTGCTGGGCGCCTCGGGCAGCGGCAAGAGCACGCTGCTGAAGATCGTCGCCGGGCTGGAGGCGCCGGAGGCGGGCAGCGTGTGGTTCGACGGCGTGGAGATCACGGCCCTGCCGCCCGAGCGGCGCGGCTTCGCGCTCATGTTCCAGGACTTCGCGCTGTTCCCGCACCTCAACGTGCAGGACAACGTGGCCTTCGGGCTGGTGGAGCAGGGCGTGCGCCGCGGCGAGGCGCGGGAGCGGGCCCGCGCCATGCTCGCGCGCTTCGGCCTCGCAGAACACGCGACGGGCAAGGTCTGGACGCTCTCGGGCGGCGAACAGCAGCGCGTGGCGCTGGCGCGTGCGCTCATCACGCAACCGCGCGCTCTGTTGCTCGACGAGCCCTTCAGCGCGCTCGACGCCACGCTGCGCGAGCAACTGCGCACCGAGTTCCGCGAGCGCATCACCGAGGCCGGCATGACCGCCATCCTCGTCACCCACGACGAGCAGGAAGCGCGCGCCATGGCGCAACACGCCTGGGGGCTGCGGGGCGGGAAGCTGGTTGCCCTCTGGTGA
- a CDS encoding heavy metal-binding domain-containing protein produces the protein MGWFSKSTDGFFLSTTTPPGIELKQYLGVVNGEAIIGANIFRDMFSSVRDVVGGRAGGYERALAGARDAAVEELIEAAKELGANGVIGIDFDYEVMGETNGMMMVAVSGTAVKLG, from the coding sequence ATGGGCTGGTTTTCGAAATCCACCGACGGCTTTTTCCTCAGCACCACCACGCCACCGGGCATCGAACTGAAGCAGTACCTCGGCGTGGTCAATGGCGAAGCCATCATCGGCGCCAACATCTTCCGCGACATGTTCTCTTCGGTCCGCGACGTGGTGGGTGGACGCGCGGGTGGCTACGAGCGCGCGTTGGCCGGCGCGCGCGATGCCGCGGTGGAAGAACTGATCGAGGCCGCGAAAGAGCTGGGCGCCAACGGCGTGATCGGCATCGATTTCGACTACGAAGTCATGGGCGAGACCAACGGCATGATGATGGTCGCTGTCAGCGGCACGGCGGTGAAGCTGGGCTGA
- a CDS encoding DUF4124 domain-containing protein: MKSIIRSAKLLPWLLGLVCAASQAEIYQWVDAQGRTHFDDNRPDAGREKVEEVKVRKPNLMNRFVAPPPAAKPAPKQEVNKTPPESALPPKEPVGVAASQATCAKQKQAYEASQACYAACGKPVWGGRNNAECGHCTDLPDPHC; the protein is encoded by the coding sequence ATGAAATCCATCATTCGCAGCGCAAAGCTGTTGCCATGGCTGTTGGGGCTCGTGTGTGCCGCGTCACAGGCCGAGATCTACCAATGGGTGGATGCGCAAGGGCGTACCCACTTCGACGACAACCGGCCAGATGCGGGTCGGGAGAAGGTCGAGGAGGTGAAGGTGCGCAAGCCCAACCTGATGAACCGGTTCGTGGCGCCTCCACCAGCAGCGAAACCGGCGCCCAAGCAGGAGGTGAACAAAACACCGCCGGAGTCCGCTTTGCCGCCGAAAGAGCCCGTCGGTGTGGCCGCGAGTCAGGCCACATGTGCAAAACAGAAGCAGGCGTACGAAGCCTCACAGGCTTGTTATGCCGCTTGCGGCAAACCGGTTTGGGGAGGCCGTAACAATGCAGAGTGTGGGCACTGTACCGATTTGCCCGATCCGCACTGCTGA
- a CDS encoding lytic murein transglycosylase yields MTPFKPLLPLAVLALALPAFAQTAPPEFTQCIDGLQGAARTAGVSETAYHRFTQGLQPDMSVIEKLDFQPEFRTPIWDYLAGLVDDERVAEGRALLAQHAETLERAQQRYGVDPATVVAVWGVESNFGQSFGKYPLVQALGTLSCYGRRQTYFRTELYATLRILQAGHIAPERLVGSWAGAFGHTQFMPSTFERLAVDFDGDGRADLMDSTPDALASTANFLQKAGWQTGQPWGFEVKLPEGFNTGGEGRRSKRAISEWSARGVTRVDGSPLPANLGSAGLMTPAGPAGPAFLVFRNFDAIYSYNAAESYGLAIAHLADRLRGGGPFTTPWPTDDPGLSRAERRELQGLLILRGHEIGEVDGMLGEKSRVAIRAEQERLGHEVNGRGGQKLLQALRGG; encoded by the coding sequence ATGACTCCTTTCAAACCCCTGCTTCCACTCGCTGTTCTCGCGCTGGCCCTGCCCGCCTTCGCCCAGACCGCCCCACCCGAATTCACCCAGTGCATCGACGGCCTGCAAGGCGCTGCCCGCACCGCCGGGGTCTCCGAAACGGCCTACCACCGTTTCACCCAAGGCCTGCAGCCCGACATGAGCGTGATCGAAAAGCTCGACTTCCAGCCCGAGTTCCGCACCCCGATCTGGGACTACCTCGCCGGCCTGGTGGACGACGAGCGCGTGGCCGAAGGGCGTGCGCTGCTGGCCCAGCACGCCGAAACGCTGGAGCGCGCGCAGCAGCGCTACGGCGTGGACCCGGCCACGGTGGTGGCGGTGTGGGGGGTCGAGAGCAACTTCGGCCAGAGCTTCGGCAAATACCCGCTGGTGCAGGCGCTGGGCACGCTGTCGTGTTACGGGCGGCGCCAGACCTATTTCCGCACCGAGCTGTACGCCACGCTGCGCATCCTGCAGGCCGGCCACATCGCGCCCGAGCGCCTGGTCGGCTCCTGGGCCGGCGCCTTTGGCCATACCCAGTTCATGCCCAGCACCTTCGAGCGGCTGGCGGTGGACTTCGACGGCGACGGCCGGGCCGACCTGATGGACAGCACCCCCGACGCACTGGCCTCCACCGCGAACTTTTTGCAGAAGGCCGGCTGGCAGACCGGCCAGCCCTGGGGCTTTGAGGTGAAGCTCCCCGAGGGCTTCAACACCGGCGGCGAAGGCCGGCGCAGCAAGCGAGCCATCAGCGAGTGGAGCGCGCGCGGCGTGACCCGCGTGGACGGCTCACCCTTGCCCGCCAACCTCGGCAGCGCCGGCCTGATGACACCCGCCGGCCCCGCTGGCCCGGCGTTTCTGGTGTTCAGGAACTTCGATGCGATCTACAGCTACAACGCCGCCGAGAGCTACGGCCTGGCCATCGCCCACCTGGCCGACCGGCTGCGCGGCGGCGGTCCGTTCACCACCCCCTGGCCCACCGACGACCCAGGTCTCTCGCGCGCCGAACGCCGCGAGCTGCAAGGCCTGCTGATCCTGCGCGGCCACGAGATCGGCGAGGTGGACGGCATGCTGGGCGAGAAGAGCCGCGTGGCAATCCGCGCCGAACAGGAGCGGCTGGGCCACGAGGTGAACGGGCGGGGTGGGCAGAAGCTGTTGCAGGCGCTGCGCGGCGGATAG
- a CDS encoding MBL fold metallo-hydrolase, with product MNVHIRFLGAAGTVTGSKYLVEHDGHSLLVDCGLFQGYKQLRLRNRDPLPVMPNHIGAVILTHAHLDHSGYLPLLAKEGFRGKVWTTPATRDLAQILLPDSGHIQEEDANFANRKGFSKHAPALPLYTESDALDSLKLLRTVPMHQPFEPLHGWKASFTSAGHILGAASLLLEVGGRRILFSGDLGRPDDSLMNPPDKPPAADVVVIESTYGDREHPDEDVLAELGPALQRVAARGGTAVVPVFAVGRAQEILHAIALLKANGVLPHSLPVYLDSPMAIHTTDLYDRHLGEHRLNAAQCRDMEHVAKMTRSADESKAIAQQHGPKIVLAAAGMATGGRVLHHLVQYLGHHRNMVVLTGYQAPGTRGASLSDGATQLRIHGQDVPVRAEVVQMKSASAHADASQLMDWLRALPAAPRRVFVTHGDMGASDALRHRIETELRWQALVPEHGSTWAV from the coding sequence ATGAACGTCCACATCCGATTCCTCGGCGCGGCCGGCACCGTGACCGGCTCCAAATACCTCGTCGAACACGACGGCCACAGCTTGCTGGTGGACTGCGGCCTGTTCCAGGGCTACAAGCAGCTGCGCCTGCGCAACCGCGACCCGCTGCCGGTGATGCCCAACCACATCGGCGCCGTGATCCTGACGCACGCCCACCTGGACCACAGCGGCTACCTGCCTCTGTTGGCCAAGGAGGGCTTTCGCGGCAAGGTCTGGACCACGCCCGCCACACGCGACCTCGCGCAGATCCTGCTGCCCGACAGTGGCCACATCCAGGAAGAGGACGCCAACTTCGCCAACCGCAAGGGCTTCAGCAAACACGCGCCCGCGCTGCCGCTCTACACCGAAAGCGACGCGCTGGACAGCCTCAAGCTGCTGCGCACCGTGCCCATGCACCAGCCCTTTGAGCCGCTGCACGGCTGGAAGGCCAGCTTCACCAGCGCGGGCCACATCCTCGGCGCGGCCAGCCTGCTGCTGGAGGTGGGTGGTAGGCGCATCCTGTTCTCGGGCGACCTGGGCCGGCCCGACGATTCGCTGATGAACCCGCCCGACAAGCCCCCGGCGGCCGACGTGGTGGTGATCGAGTCCACCTACGGCGACCGCGAGCACCCGGACGAAGACGTGCTCGCCGAGCTCGGCCCTGCCCTGCAACGCGTGGCCGCGCGCGGTGGCACGGCCGTGGTGCCGGTGTTCGCCGTGGGCCGTGCGCAGGAGATCCTGCACGCCATCGCCCTGCTCAAGGCCAACGGCGTGCTGCCGCACAGCCTGCCGGTGTACCTCGACAGCCCGATGGCCATCCACACCACCGACCTCTACGACCGACACCTGGGCGAACACCGCTTGAACGCCGCGCAATGCCGCGACATGGAACACGTGGCCAAGATGACGCGCTCGGCCGACGAGTCCAAGGCGATTGCGCAACAACATGGCCCCAAGATCGTGCTCGCCGCTGCCGGCATGGCCACCGGTGGGCGCGTGCTGCACCACCTGGTGCAGTACCTCGGCCACCACCGCAACATGGTCGTTCTCACCGGTTACCAGGCACCCGGCACGCGCGGCGCCAGCCTGTCGGACGGCGCGACCCAGCTGCGCATCCACGGCCAGGACGTGCCCGTGCGCGCCGAGGTGGTGCAGATGAAGTCGGCCTCGGCCCACGCCGACGCCAGCCAGCTCATGGACTGGCTGCGCGCCCTGCCCGCCGCACCGCGCCGCGTGTTCGTGACACACGGCGACATGGGCGCCTCCGACGCGCTGCGCCACCGCATCGAAACCGAGCTGCGTTGGCAGGCCCTGGTGCCTGAACATGGCTCGACCTGGGCTGTATGA
- a CDS encoding haloacid dehalogenase type II yields the protein MAIQAVVFDAYGTLFDVYSIGALAERLYPGQGAALSALWRDKQIEYTRLISLSDPDAEQGSSHYRPFWDLTRQSLRYALQRLGLPLSEANEEALMAQYAQLTAFPENRGVLEVLRRQGMTTAILSNGNPEMLASAVDSAGMRDLLDHVISVDGVRQFKTMPVAYGEVARHIPAEKTDVLFVSSNAWDVLGAAWFGFTTLWINRQGLPFETIGPRPDHVGADLTAVLGVLGRGG from the coding sequence ATGGCGATTCAAGCGGTGGTTTTTGATGCCTATGGCACCTTGTTCGACGTGTATTCCATCGGCGCGCTGGCCGAGCGCCTGTACCCCGGCCAGGGGGCCGCGCTGTCGGCGCTGTGGCGCGACAAACAGATCGAATACACGCGCCTGATTTCCCTCAGCGACCCCGATGCCGAACAGGGCAGCAGCCACTACCGGCCGTTCTGGGACCTGACCCGCCAGTCCCTGCGCTACGCCCTGCAGCGCCTGGGCCTGCCCCTCTCGGAGGCCAACGAAGAGGCGCTGATGGCGCAGTACGCGCAACTCACCGCTTTCCCGGAAAACCGCGGCGTGCTGGAGGTCCTGCGCCGGCAGGGCATGACGACGGCGATCCTCTCCAACGGCAACCCCGAGATGCTGGCGTCGGCCGTGGACAGCGCCGGCATGCGCGACCTGCTGGACCACGTGATCTCGGTCGACGGCGTGCGCCAGTTCAAGACCATGCCGGTGGCGTATGGCGAGGTGGCCCGCCACATTCCGGCCGAGAAGACGGACGTGCTGTTCGTCTCCAGCAACGCCTGGGATGTGCTGGGTGCCGCTTGGTTCGGCTTCACCACCCTGTGGATCAACCGCCAGGGCCTGCCGTTCGAGACCATCGGGCCTCGGCCCGACCACGTGGGCGCCGATCTCACGGCGGTGCTCGGCGTGTTGGGTCGGGGCGGCTGA
- a CDS encoding IclR family transcriptional regulator C-terminal domain-containing protein gives MPNPPVSTPPRLEPRDWIAGLEKGLSVIEAFDDQHPRLTASQAGARCGLTRTAARRYLLTLAHLGYVGSDGKLFWLTPRILRLGHAYLESARLPRVVQPFLQRIAGGTQEIAYLGVLDGDDVVYIARSGAHRHMNTGYMLGSRIQAQLSTAGVAILAAMGEAAADAWLEPRELHAFTPFTMSSKEQLRSELQRFRRQGWALLEQQLELNARGIAVPLLDRNNAVQGAISITMPINQESSEDAIKRVLPVLQEAARTLRNLI, from the coding sequence ATGCCCAACCCACCCGTTTCGACACCACCCCGGCTGGAGCCGCGCGACTGGATCGCCGGTCTGGAAAAAGGCCTGTCGGTCATCGAAGCTTTCGACGACCAGCACCCGCGCCTGACCGCGAGCCAGGCGGGCGCCCGCTGCGGCCTCACCCGGACCGCCGCGCGGCGCTACCTGTTGACCCTGGCGCACCTGGGCTATGTGGGCAGCGACGGCAAGCTGTTCTGGCTCACGCCGCGCATCCTGCGCCTGGGCCACGCCTACCTGGAGTCGGCGCGGCTGCCGCGGGTGGTGCAGCCCTTTCTGCAGCGCATCGCGGGCGGCACGCAGGAAATCGCCTACCTCGGCGTGCTCGACGGCGACGACGTGGTCTACATCGCGCGCAGCGGCGCGCACCGCCACATGAACACCGGCTACATGCTGGGTTCGCGCATCCAGGCGCAACTGTCGACCGCGGGTGTGGCCATCCTGGCGGCCATGGGCGAAGCAGCGGCCGATGCCTGGCTCGAACCCCGCGAGCTGCATGCTTTCACGCCGTTCACCATGTCCAGCAAGGAGCAACTGCGCAGCGAGTTGCAGCGCTTTCGCCGGCAGGGCTGGGCACTGCTGGAGCAGCAACTGGAGCTGAACGCACGGGGCATCGCGGTGCCGCTGCTGGACCGCAACAACGCGGTGCAAGGCGCGATCAGCATCACCATGCCGATCAACCAGGAAAGCAGCGAGGACGCGATCAAGCGCGTGCTGCCGGTGCTGCAGGAAGCGGCGCGAACGCTCAGGAACCTGATCTAG